The uncultured Bacteroides sp. genomic sequence GAATGCCACTTTACAGAACATCTCGTCTGTGGCTTCCGGTGGTGAAATAGCCAGAGTGATGCTTTCAGTAAAAGCAATGATTGCGGGAGCCACTCAGCTACCTACCATCATATTTGATGAGATAGATACCGGAGTTTCCGGTGAAATAGCCGATAAAATGGCTGAGATAATGAAGGAGATGGGAGCGTGTATGCAGGTTCTCAGCATCACTCACCTTCCACAGATAGCGGCTAAGGGCAAAGTACATTATAAAGTATATAAACAAGATAACGAAACATCGACCAGCAGTAATATTCGCCGATTGAAAGAAGAGGAGAGGGTTGAAGAGATTGCTCACATGCTTAGTGGGGCTACTTTGACGGATGCAGCGATGAATAACGCTAAAGAATTATTAAAAGAGTATGGAAAAGAATGAAATGATATTTGGCGTACGCGCCGTGATTGAAGCCATTGAGGCGGGTAAGGAAATTGATAAGATTCTGGTAAAGAAAGATATTCAGAGTGAATTATCAAAAGAACTTTTTGCTGCTATAAAAGGCACAAACATCTTTGTACAGCGTGTGCCTATTGAGCGCATCAATAAGATAACAACTAAAAACCACCAGGGTGTGTTGGCTTTTGTGTCTGCAGTGACTTATTATAAGGTGGAAGATGTTGTTCCTACTCTTTTCGAGGAAGGAAAGGTTCCTTTCTTTGTAATGCTTGATGGGGTAACGGATGTACGTAACTTTGGTGCTATTGCCCGTACATGTGATTGTGCCGGAGTGGATGCAATTATTATTCCTTCACGCAACAGTGTGAGTGTGAATGCCGATGCAATGAAAACTTCTGCCGGAGCACTTCACACATTGCCAGTATGCAAGGAACAGAGTCTGACTGCCGCCATCAAATATTTGAAAGAGAGCGGATTCAAGATTGTTGCTGCAACTGAAAAGGGTGATTATGATTACACAAAAGCAAATTATAAAGATCCTGTTTGTATTATTATGGGAGCTGAAGATACAGGTGTTTCTTATGATCACCTTGCTTTGTGTGATGAGTGGGTCAAGATTCCTTTGTTTGGTAAGATTGAGTCACTTAATGTTTCTGTTGCAGCTGGTATCTTAATTTACGAAGCTGTTAAACAACGTGGTTTTGATAAAGAATAAAATTTATATATAACCTATGATCATGAGAAAGAAAATACTATTTATGGCTCTTTGTCTGCTTTCGCAGTGGGCATTGGCGCAGAAAGATGCTCCCAAATGGGTTGAGAAATCAAAGCGGGCGGTCTTTTCTGTAGTAACATATGATGCTAACAACAAATTACTGAATACCGGCAATGGCTTCTTTGTTTCAGAAGATGGAGTGGCTTTGTCGGACTATACTTTATTTAAAGGCGCAGCCAGAGCTGAGGTGATAAACTTTGAAGGCAAACAAATGCCGGTTAAAGTAATTATGGGTGCAAACAACATGTGTGATGTGGTTAAGTTTCGTGTGGACCTTGGCAAAAAGAGTGCTGTTGCATTAAAAATTGCTGCCGTTGTGCCGGCTAAAGATGCGCAAGCGGTAATGCTTCCTTATTCAACAAAGAAGGAATTTGCTTGTACAATGGGTAAAGTAGAGGAGGTTAATAATCTTTCCGGACCTCATAAATACTTTAAGCTTGCTATGGCAATGAAAGACAAGCAGGTAAGTTGTCCGGTGTTGAATGCAGATGGCGAAGTCTTTGGACTGGTTCAGAAGGATGCGTCAAATGATGCTACACATTGTTATGCTATCAGTGCTCCTTATGCAAATGAATTGTCAATCGGTGCTATTGAATTTAGCAATTCAGATCTTAACAGCATTGGCATAAAGAAAGCTCTTCCAGCTAAAGAAGATCAGGCATTGATTGCTCTTTTCATGGCTTCCTCACAGCTTAAGGCAGATGGTTATCTTTCTCTGTTGAATGATTTTGTAGAGCAATTCCCAAACAGCACAGACGGATATATTCGCCGTGCAAACTTTTATGCAGCAAATTATTCTGATGCCGATCATTTGAAACTCTCAGAAGAAGATCTTGATAAAGCACTGAAAATGGCAGATAAAAAAGAAGATGTGCTTTACAACCGATCAAGTGTTATTTATGAAGTGGCTCTTCGTGGAAAAGAGGTGGCATATAAAGACTGGAACTTTGATAAAGCATTGCAGGAAATTCAGAAGGCCGAAGCTATAAATCCGCTTCCTGTTTACACTCAGCACGAAGGAAACATTTATTTTGCGATGGCAAACTATGCTAAGGCTTTTGAATGTTTTCAAAAGGTGAACCAATCAAATATATCTTCTGCCCAGACATTTTATAGTGCTGCAAAAGCAAAAGAGATGATGAACGGTGATCTTGGCGAAATCATAGCTTTACTTGATAGTGCAGTTGGCAAGTATGCGGCTCCTTATCCAAAAGAAGCAGCTCCTTATCTTTCTGAACGTGCAATGATTAAGAGCCAAAAAGGTTTGGATAAAGAAGCTGTAGCCGATTTTGACTTGTATTATCAGACAATGGGAGGTAATGTGAGTGCAATGTTCTATTATCTTCGTGAGCAGTCTAATTATAAATCTAAGAACTTTAAACGTGCCATTGAGGATATTCAAAAAGCAGTGACGCTGGATTCCACAAATAAAGACTATCTGGCCGAGTATGGAGCAGTTAACCTGCGCGTTGCCCGCTATGATGAGGCTATAAAGAATTTGAAAGGTGCGCTTGCCATTGATCCTAAATTCGCAGCTTGTTACCGTTTAATTGGTTTCTGCCAGTTACAACAAGGCAAGAAAAACGAAGCTTGTGAGAACTTTAACAAAGCAAAGGAACTGGGTGATGAGGCTGTACTTCCAATCATTGAAAAGAATTGCAAATAAGATTTCTAAGATAATATCTAAGACAACATAAATAAGGGGCGGCCAAAAGGTCGCCCCTTATTTTAAATAATAGAAGAAGGCCTGCATTACCACAATATCAGGCTTTCTTCATATTATTATGTAATTACTAGTAACTGATCCGTAAACCTAGTTGCAGGTTAAAGTTGAAAGGAGTCTCCTTGCGTATGCTTTTTATTTGAGATCCATCATTATAATAGTAAATGACTCCCGGCTCAACGAATACTCCAAACTGACGGGTTGCATTAAACTGTGCGCCAAATGCTCCGTTGACCGACCATTGCAGAGGTTTTACATTCAGATTTTCCGTTGTCGCTTTTTCCGTTGATATGGTTAATGTTCTGGTTTCTCCTGATACACTCTTTTCTACCATTCCACCTCCTGACAGGTAAAGGGTGACATAGCGCCTGTCAAGGAAAAGATAATTCACTTTCAAAGGAATGCCAATGTAATGAAGCGTTTGCTCTTTCTTTAAATAGTTTCCTAATGATGCATTAGATTCCAATCGGGTATAAACTATTCCGCTTTCAAGCGCAAACTCTTTAGATAGCTGTTTACGGACCGACAATCCAAATGAGACTGGTTGCTTGTGATTCCATTCTAGTTCAGAAATAACAGAAGTAAATAATGCATTCTCGCAATCCAGAAAGTAGTGCGAACCACTATTAGGACTTGCGCTTGCAAACTCGCCAGAACTATTGTTATTGTCGGAATATATACCTGTGTTATTTCCGGTAGCAAATCCAATAGATAGGTTCTTTCGGAATTTCTTTCTTGGCAAATCCCGCAGTTCGGTAACATGTTCTGCCGGTTTGGAAACCCGCTTCAGCGTTTGTTGCTGCGTTATATTCTTATTTCTGTTAGTCTCTCCGTTTGAGTTGGCACCTTCTACTTTTCCGGCTTTTGTGTTTTCTTTATCTCCAGATGTTTGTACACTTGCTTGGTCTGTCAGTTTAGATACCTTTTCCTGCAGTTCCTTTTCATTGTTATTTCCTGATGCTGCCTTTCCATTATCAGGTAGAACAAAAGCTGTGTTTCCTGAAACAGAATTATCACTG encodes the following:
- the rlmB gene encoding 23S rRNA (guanosine(2251)-2'-O)-methyltransferase RlmB codes for the protein MEKNEMIFGVRAVIEAIEAGKEIDKILVKKDIQSELSKELFAAIKGTNIFVQRVPIERINKITTKNHQGVLAFVSAVTYYKVEDVVPTLFEEGKVPFFVMLDGVTDVRNFGAIARTCDCAGVDAIIIPSRNSVSVNADAMKTSAGALHTLPVCKEQSLTAAIKYLKESGFKIVAATEKGDYDYTKANYKDPVCIIMGAEDTGVSYDHLALCDEWVKIPLFGKIESLNVSVAAGILIYEAVKQRGFDKE
- a CDS encoding trypsin-like peptidase domain-containing protein; its protein translation is MRKKILFMALCLLSQWALAQKDAPKWVEKSKRAVFSVVTYDANNKLLNTGNGFFVSEDGVALSDYTLFKGAARAEVINFEGKQMPVKVIMGANNMCDVVKFRVDLGKKSAVALKIAAVVPAKDAQAVMLPYSTKKEFACTMGKVEEVNNLSGPHKYFKLAMAMKDKQVSCPVLNADGEVFGLVQKDASNDATHCYAISAPYANELSIGAIEFSNSDLNSIGIKKALPAKEDQALIALFMASSQLKADGYLSLLNDFVEQFPNSTDGYIRRANFYAANYSDADHLKLSEEDLDKALKMADKKEDVLYNRSSVIYEVALRGKEVAYKDWNFDKALQEIQKAEAINPLPVYTQHEGNIYFAMANYAKAFECFQKVNQSNISSAQTFYSAAKAKEMMNGDLGEIIALLDSAVGKYAAPYPKEAAPYLSERAMIKSQKGLDKEAVADFDLYYQTMGGNVSAMFYYLREQSNYKSKNFKRAIEDIQKAVTLDSTNKDYLAEYGAVNLRVARYDEAIKNLKGALAIDPKFAACYRLIGFCQLQQGKKNEACENFNKAKELGDEAVLPIIEKNCK
- a CDS encoding outer membrane beta-barrel protein, which codes for MKQEEEEKWIGALRNSLEDYSEPPVAGGWEKLQKELSPVPVVPQKRSYIMYYAAAAAVILLISISTAIIMTLGDSSEKYLGKAELPIEMESLTDKKPLKEVIKPLVNDDKKNNELALGSSEGSSSSENKAQHGKMVTRKSVIASSDNSVSGNTAFVLPDNGKAASGNNNEKELQEKVSKLTDQASVQTSGDKENTKAGKVEGANSNGETNRNKNITQQQTLKRVSKPAEHVTELRDLPRKKFRKNLSIGFATGNNTGIYSDNNNSSGEFASASPNSGSHYFLDCENALFTSVISELEWNHKQPVSFGLSVRKQLSKEFALESGIVYTRLESNASLGNYLKKEQTLHYIGIPLKVNYLFLDRRYVTLYLSGGGMVEKSVSGETRTLTISTEKATTENLNVKPLQWSVNGAFGAQFNATRQFGVFVEPGVIYYYNDGSQIKSIRKETPFNFNLQLGLRISY